Within the Halichoerus grypus chromosome 2, mHalGry1.hap1.1, whole genome shotgun sequence genome, the region TTCTGCTCAGCGTGCGTGAGGACCTGTTTCCCAAATTCTCAAGGACGCAGGGGAGCGGGACACTTGAGATGTTCCTGGGCCAAGAAAACCCCAGAAACAAAACCCAGTAAGTGCGAAGCTGACTGTCGAATTTAACTGGGATCCCTGATGCTCGGTGTGGAAAGACACTTATGTCCAGCAGGGTTTCTGGGGGCCCCGTTAGGAGGCTAACCCAGCGGTTCCCCATCCTTCCTGCGCGTCGCCGGCGCCTCTGcacctctgtgatttttttccttggaaAGGGAAGACTGTTTCATAATTCACACAACACGGGATGAGGTCACTGGACCCGGGTGCGGTTTCTGGGGTCCTGCGGTGCAGCCTGCCCGCCGCGGCTCTGTGGACGTGGTGGCCGGGTCGCTCTTAGCTGCGTGGGGCCGTCGGAGGCCCGGCAGTTGGGGCCAGGGGCGCCCGCCCTGCAGCGGAGGTAGGCAGGCCCCCTGGGCTGGCGCACACGCCTGGGGTTCCGCGGTGATCCGGGGAAGGAGCCCGAGCACCTAAGTGAGAGCGGGAGGATGCGCCTGACAGACGTGCTCACTGGGTACATCAGGTGTGCACGTGAGGGAGTAAGAGTCCAAAGGGGCCAGACAGGATTAACTGAGAAAACCCTCCTTCCCGGCCCGGGCCCGCAACGCACCCGGGTAGCACGGACGCTGACCTTCCAGAAATCGAGGCGGATGCAAGGACATGCGTAGAAAACACCGGCaattctttttccttgttttaaagCAGATGTTCATATAGGCTGCATTCTTCCCTCCAGATTCCATTTTGAACTCCTTTCCAGTTAAAGGGCTCACCATTTTGTCCGTGCAAATTGGAATTTTAAGTGCTTTGTGATTGGAAGCCTTTGCAGAAATTCTTGGCTGGTTGGGCGGGTGGATACGCGGTCGCTGCCTGTGGAAATCAGCATTTCTGTGCTTCTGTCCCGACAGAAGAGTCAGCGAGACCACGCTGCTTCCACGTTTCACTTCTCCCAAACGTTCTCTCGGACACACGCTCCCAGATTATTTATTACAGACAAAATGAATCATTTTTGAACGGCATTTACTGTTACCGTCAGTCTGTCAAATCGCTGTTCACAGGAAGCGCGAGACCCCCATTTCGTGTTGTTATATGGAAACGCCTTCATGGTttgtttttatgcatttattcatgggaggcagagggagagcagggagcctgacgcggggctcgatcccaggaccccggggtcatgacctgagcccaaggcagatgcctcaCCGACTGAGCTGCCCCGGTGCCCCGTATTCTAGATTAAAAGGAATTTTGACACATTCCCGGGGTCCATGACTCCAAGCCTCCAAAACGTGTCCTTGCAGTAGTAACCCCGTGCGGCCCCTGTAGCAGCCGCCGGCGCCCTGACTGTGAGACGCCTCCCCGCGGGGACAGGCAGCAGCAGACCGTGGAGGGATCCCTACCTGCCAGACCCGAGCGGCGGGAGAGGATGTCGGGCTGGAGCGAGGGAGGCCGCGTGGGCTCCGGGCAGCCCTTCTGCTCGCTTGCCTTTCGGGGCCCCTGGCCCTCCGCGTGCTCGGAGCACGCCTGCCTGGCTCGATCCGGGACTGAGGCGTCCCTGCTGCTCTCCTGTGGTTTCAGAACCGGGTCTCCCCCTTCAAGGACATGATCTTCTGCTTCTCGCAAGAGGACTGGTCCCTTCTAGACCCCGCGCAGACTGGCTTCTATGGCGAGTTCATCATCGGGGAGGACTGTGGCGTCTCGCTGCCTCCAAGTAAGGCTTCGTCCCCTGTGTCCTGAAACCAGAGAAGGGTGGGGCCCGCATCTGCTTTGCTGTCCCCCCCGACCCCGCTCATACATCGGGCCTACCTGGCCACTTTGCCTGCTAACCCTAATGTAACAGCTTTCCGTGCGCCTGGTTCTGTGGTTGGTGGGCTGTGCTCGTTTGCTTCTGTTCGCCTGATGGTCCTGAAGGAGACGCCCTAACCCCCCTCCATCTCTGAgatcctgtcccctccctgcttgctctcAGGAGGCCTGCCTGGCCCCCGTGGGGCCGTGCCCCGGTGTGCGGGCCTCCAGCTCTGTCCTCTGGACCTGTGTGGGGTCCCCGCCCTCCACCCGCCCAGGTTTCCTGTGGGCACCCACGGCTCATGGGTGTGTGTCCTCCCCTTTGTGAACAGACGACCCAGCCGCCCAGCTGGATCTCTCCCAGGGAGAGGAGAACGAGCCCCGGGTCCCCGAGTTGCAGGACCTCCAAGGGAAGGAGGTGACCCAGGTCTCGTACTTGGGTGAGTAATGGTTCCAGAACTGGGTGGAAGGTTGCCACTGGGCAGAGGCAGGCCcgtccctccacccctccctgcagcccgGTGTTAGCCCCGCACCCTGTCTGGCCTCCTCCCTGACTCTGGCCAGAGAGCATGTGAGAGGTTAACATTGCCACGCGCCTCGACCAGAGACGTCTGACAGGAATCCGTCGCTGTGCTGCCCAGGTGGCCCGTCCACGAGTGAGCGTGGATCCTCCCAGACgtcaggctggggaggaggagcgGGTGCTGGGACGGCCTAGCTTGCAGCCCCAGGCCGCGGGTCTGTGTCGCACGGGGCGGACCTGGGGCTCGGTGGTGGGGTTTTctcgcctcctccctccccacgcTGCGGCCACAGAGCTCAGGCCCGTAGCCTCCGTGCCGTGGACATGTCTGCTCCTGAAGGGCAGTGGGCTCTGTGCGGTGTGAGCAGcagccccacagcccctccccctcgGGACCCTGGGTTTGGGCCCCGTCCCCGCCCGGAACAAGCGTGTGCGTGCTCTGGCTGACTGCAGGCTGCGTCTGTGCGCCTTCTGTGTGGGGAGCGGGACCCCGTGGACCCCACAGACAGCCAGCACGCACAGTCCGCCCAGGTTCAGCACCCGTGTCCGGGGATGGCCGCCTGCATGGGAGCCCGGGGCTGCTCTCCGACCATGGCCCACTGGCTGCACGACAAATCAGCTTCTCCGTTTTCTTCTCTGGAAAGACTTTCCAAGCCTCCAGCCATTCCAGATAGAAGAGAGACGAAAACGGGACGAGCTGCAGGTGCCAGAGTTCCAGACCTGCCAGCAGCTGACACTCACTCAAAACACCTGCCCAGGTACCgaagggctggggggagggggcacctgcGTGAGCTGAGTGTGGCGTGCTCGTGTGCATGCGGTGTGTGCGTGCTGAGTGTGGCCTGCGTGTGTGCGTGCGGTGTGTGCGTGTGCGGGGGTGTGCATGCGGTATGTGTGCGGGGGTGTGCGTGTGGGGGGTGTGCGTGTGCGGGGTGTGCGTGTGcaggggtgtgcgtgtgtgtgcctgCTGCTGGGAGGGGCTCCTAGGGTCTCGGAGACCCGTACTGATTGCTCCTGTGGATTGTTCGCTGCTTGCGCTGGGCTTGTTGCCCTAGGACCCCTCCCAGTCTGGGACCCTCCCCTCCGTGCCTTCCGTCCGCGGGTTGGGGGGTCTGCGTGCTGAGGGTGGTCACGGCTTGAGGCGTACCCAGCTCTGCTCGGCCGGGATTTGGCTCTGAAACAACAAGACGCTGAGTGTTGCTGTCTGAGAACAGGGAGGGATGCTGGGTCTCCTAGCGGTTGGTGGCCCGTGgcccctgagcagggaggggctgcgCGGCCCGCGGGGCCACATGCAGGCTGCTCCCAGCCCGGTCGCTGTACGGCCGCACCGAGCCGGCCTGTCCTCTGGCTCCGCGTGCTTCCTCTGCGGGCCGGTGTTGGCCTGTGTGCCCTCCCGCGGGCTGAGCTCTGCTGGGGCCCCAGGCCCTGAAGCAGCACCAGgtctgtgccaggcgctgtgtGTGCATCCTGGGCTGACGACACCCCCGCGGGGCCTGCTAAGACAGCAGGACCCTCTGCCGGTCCTGGAGGGGCTCCCTGGCTTGGAACGCCTGCCTGCTCCCCGCGTGCGCACGTGGCCTTCCCTCTGTCGGAGACAGGTCGTGCCGTCCCGCCTCTCCTTGCCTTGTGAGTGCTCAGCCAGCAGGGGGGTCCCACCGTCAGGACTGCGTCTAGGCCCAGCTGCCCCCCAAAGGCCGCCCTGCCTGAGGCCCTCACGCGCGTTAGGGCTTCCGGGCTGGTCCCTGCACCTCACCGAGCTTGCCCTCCCTGGGAATCTCCTCGAAATTCTCAGTTATGGGCCTGGATCTTTTGCCTCTTATGTATTTGCACACAGTTCCTCCACTTCTTTTAGAGTTTGTATGTCAAcccatttttttcctacattgtattttttcttaaagattttatttatttgagagcgcacacaagcagggggagaggcagagggagagggagaagcaggcttcccaccgagcagggagcccgatgcgaggctcgatcccaggaccctggatcacgacctgagccgaaggcagacacttaaccgactgagccacccaggaaagcctttctacattttaaaaatgtggattttttcatcctttcctttCAGGTTTACGTCTTGTAAGAAAGGCTCCCCATTCCAACAGGACAAGCATGTATTTCTTAGGATGcctgggtttttatttatttgtttatggtcACGTCTGGCTGCCCGCCCTCACCGTGATTCAGCCCCCCATCCGGCGAGCGCTGCGTTTGCAGGCCACAGGTGCCCTTCCCGAGGCAGGAGCCCCCAGCACACCCCACGGGCTGGCTTTTCCCACCTGCAGCTTGCCGAGCTCGGGCTCCGTCTCCATCTCCTGAAGCCCAGGGCAGCATTGCCTCTCAGAGGGAATGGTCTTGGCCAGCGGTGGAGTCACTCCTGAGGGTTAAATAGTTCACGTAAGAGCACCTGGACCAGTAATCCTGTAATCCTGCCCACCCCTGCGCTCACCCTGAGTGACTCCTCCGTGCCCGGCACCGAGCTCTGATGGAGGGCATGTCGCCCTGCAGGCATTATGTTAGTCTCCTAGGGCTGCTCCCCAAACACCAGAGACGGATGCATGACAAGCAGCAGACACCGATTTTCTCAGAAATCTCAGGGCTCGAAGCGTAGGCTGCAGGCGGGCAGCATGGTGTCCTTCCCCTGAGGCCTCCCTTTTGGCCTGTGGACGGAGGTCTCCCCGCGTCTGCACATGGCCCGTCTCCGGATGTCGGTGCCCCgatctcttcttagaaggacacctgCTGGAGGAGGGCCTgccctgatgacctcattttaacctcTTTACCCCTTGAAAtgcctcatctccaaatacagtcgcCTTCGAGGTACCgggcttaggacttcaacatacgaatttttcAGGGGATGCATCTCAGCTCGTTGCGTTCCAccctcaggtgccccaaagctcCTGTCCTCTTCACGTAGCTTCACGCAGACACTCAGCCTCTCCACACATCCCTCAGTGTTCCAGCATCTGCCCTGTATCCAGCATCTCACCTAAACATCCTGTAGAGTGGGCGTAGGGGACACCCAGGCGTGTTCCTCTCCACCTGCGAACCTGCGGGACCACACATCACGTTATGTGCCTCCCAAAATGCAGTGGTGGGACGGGCATAGAACGGACCTTCTCGTTCCAAAAGGGagaaactgggggcacctgggggctcagtcggtgaagcgtctgccttcggctcaggtcgtgaccccggggtcccgggatcgagtcccgcgtggggctccctgctccgcgggagtctgcctctccctctgcctctgcccctgctcgtgctctctctctgtcaaataaataaataaaatcttcaaaagggAGAAACTGGGAAGAAGAAAGGCCGATGGCCCCCAAGCGAGGGTTGGAATTCAATGAGCCATGAGAATATGCGGCTTGCGGGGAACGGTGGGCTCAGGGCTCCGTCCCCGTCGGCCTGGCGTGCGGTGGGAGTCCGGCCTCCCGCGGGACGGCCTCTGCAGCCGGCCTGCCCTGGGCATCGAGGGTGAGGAGCTCTGCTGGCCTGTTGTGTAGAATGCCAGTGGCCTGCACCCCAAGGTTCATCCGTCTCTTGCCCTTCAGCCCCGGCTAGCTGTGTTTCCGCTCAGACACGAGTTTCAGAACCAGTGTTGGGCCCCGTGCAGTCCCCGGGAGTTCAGGCCGTCCGGCAGGAGGGTCCTCCAGGGTCTTTCCCGCCTCATCTCCGCTGCTTGACTGGATCCGGGCCTCACACCCCTGATCCCTTCACCTGGTGGTTCTCTAGCCTCTTGTGTGTGTTCTCTCCAGGGCACGCTTTGTCGCTTTCTCCCATGTGGGTGAAACTGGGAATTTTCCAGATACTCACATCTTCTCCCACCCTCCAGCCTCATATCGTGCTGAGCCCCCAACCCTTGTCTTCTGGGGAGCAGCTGTTCCCGTGGCTCTCGTTGCCTGCAGTCTCCTGCTCTGTGCGGCTTCCCGGTCTTCCTGCCCTGCTTCCGTCTCGGGCTCCACCTGCCCTCGGGCGCCCGAACCTCACAGAACTGCCCTCGGGCGCCCGAACCTCACAGAACTCTCCTTCCTCCAGAGATTGCATCCGGAACCACCCTATTCCTGCTTCTGTCTCCGGGGGTCTGGCACCACTAGTCCCCGTTCTAGACCCGAGTCCCACGTTTCGCAGAAGTGAGGAAACCGACCCAAGGGGGAGCTGTGTGGGGGCTGTGGGCTGGGACCTCAGGCCAGGCACCCCACTGGCCCCCACATCCCCCCCAGCATCATAGACTTGGGATTCACTGAGTCTGCTTCCGACTAGGTTATAAAGTCCAGATCCACTACCCAGCCGCGCTGGTGGGCCTCAGAGGGGAACGCGGGTGACCCGGGTGGTGGGGGTGGCCGGACAGCCCCGAGGTCAGCACAGCGAGGCGAGCTCCCTCTTCAGCCTTGAGCCCGGAGCGTGTCACCCAGGTTGGCTTGGTGTATAATTTGGCAAGTAACAGATCACGGGGTTGTGCCCAGAGCACATGGGGCTGTGGGCCTTCAGGCTCAGGCTATGGTCGCCGAGCCTGCCCTGCCTTTCTCGGGGGTAGGGCCTTTCTCTCTGGGGTCTTTCaggggcccgatgcggggttaGGTAGGGCGCTGCTGCCTGATGGGTGCGTGGCCAGGACTTGACGCAGAGAGACCCGAAGTCGTTAGATTGGGGGGTCTCGGTGCCTAGAGAGGAGAAACAAGGAGCGGGGCTCGGGGCGAGGGCGGAGAGGACGAAGCCGAGCCTTGCCGAGTCGGGTTTGCAGGTGCGGGGCTGTGGCTGGCGCCGCCCGGCCGACCCTCCTCGGGGCTTTCCCGCAGCCGGAGCTGACGCGCTGACCCCAGAGAACGGCCTGGATGAGGAGGTGACCATCGAGATCGTCCTGTCCAGCTCCGGGGACGAGGACTCCCAGCTCGGCCCCTACTGCGCGGAGGAGCCGCGGAGCCTGCCCGCCTCCCGCCGGAGCGGCGGCGAGGCCGCGGGCGGGGTGCAGACATCGTCCTCTAACAAGTCCTACGTGTGCCCGAACTGCGGGAAGATCTTCCGCTGGAGGGTCAACTTCATCCGACACCTGCGCAGCCGCAGGGAGCAGGAGCGGCCGCACGAGTGCTCGGTGTGCGGGGAGCTGTTCGGGGACAGCGAGGACCTGGACGGGCACCTGGAGAGCCACGAGGCGCAGAAACCGTTCCGCTGCGGCGCGTGCGGGAGGAGCTTCCGCCTCAACTCCCACCTGCTGTCGCACGGGCGCGCGCACCTGCACGCAGGCCGGCTGCCGCCGCTGCACAAGCGCGAGCCGGGCGGGGGTCCCGCGGGCGACGGCGCGGCCAAGCTCCGCTTCCAGTGCTGCGAGTGCGGCAAGGCCTTCCAGCGGCCCGACCACCTGGCGCGCCACCGCAGCAGCGTGCACGCCAAGGACCAGGCGCGGCCCTTCCAGTGCCGCTACTGCGTTAAGAGCTTCTCGCAGAACTGCGACCTCCTCCGCCACCAGCGTCTGCACATGAAGCGCCGCTCCAAGCAGGCTCTGAACTCCTACTGAGGGGGCCCGCGGGGGTGGCGCGCATCCGCCCCGGAGCAGGGCGCATGTCCTCCCCGCCCCGGAGCAGGGCGCACTGCCATCCCCCCTTCCCCGGGCAGGGCGCACTGCCATCCCCCCTTCCCCGGGCAGGGCGCATCTCCCTGGAGCAGGGCGCACTGccacccccccttccccgggCAGGGCGCATCTCCCTGGAGCAGGGCGCACTGccacccccccttccccgggCAGGGCGCATCTCCCCGGAGCAGGGCGCGCCTCGCCCCCGGAGCAGGGCGcactcccacccaccccttcccCGGGCAGGGCGCATCCCCCCGGAGCAGGGCGCGCGTCCCCCGCCCGGAGCAGGGCACACTCCCATCCACCCCTTCCCCGGGCAGGCGCATCTCCCCGGAGCAGGGCACACTGccacccccccttccccgggCAGGACGCATCCCCTCGGAGCAAGGTgcactcccacccaccccccttccccaggcAGGGCGCATGCCCCCGGAGCAGGGCACACTGccacccccccttccccgggCAGGGCACATCCCCCTGGAGCAGGACGCACTGccacccccccttccccgggCAGGGCGCATCTCCCCGGAGCAGGGCGCACCTCGCCCCCAGAGCAGGGCGCATCCCCCCGGGAGCAGGGCGCGCGtttcccgccccccccagcagtgcgcattcccacccacccccttccctgggcAGGGCGCAACCCCCAGGCAGGGCAgcatccctcctccccacccagggcagggccagaccCTCGGTACTGACTGGTCCCACCCCTCGCCCACCATGCACCTCCCCCAGGACAGAGTCACAATCCTCCTGCCCTTTGCTCTCAGGTAGAAACGAGGTAGTGGCCGATTGAGCATCTGTTGTCTCTGCTGTGCCAAAAAGCAGGGAGGGCTTGTCTCCACCAGCTTTGACTCTTCCATCTTTCCAGGTCTTCGAGAACCCCCTGCACTGCTTTCCAAGCAGGGAGGGACTGGGATGCTCCCCACCGTGGTGACCCCCCGGGGCCGTGTCCCTTGCCAACCAGTCTAAACACACGCCCATAAAGCCCTGTTCCACATCGTCCCTTCCCCCATCCTGAGGTTGGGAGTAACTGCACTTCTGTGTGACACCAAGAAgcttcgggggtgggggtgggctggggggaaggCTGTGGGCAGGTGTCCCCCTGTGGCATGTGAGTGGCAGGGCCAAGCACCCCGAGCGTGTCCTGTCCTCAGAAGTCAGTCCCCCGTCACCATCTGGCCCATAGGAACAATCCGGTGTCATGAGGAGCCTTGGTGGGGGCCAACCGCTCCCTGCACAGGCAGAGGGTCCTGCCCTTTTCTTTGCCATGGTGTCTGGTTATTAGGGAATGTGAGGCATCGAAGGCAAAGCCCACATTTTACACTGTTGGCACGCCCTCCCCAAAATGTGTCTATAACCTGGGAGGCCCTTGATAAATGGTCGCGGAGGGGGGAGTGTGGTCCCCATCCCACCGGGTCTGGGAACGGGGAGCTCAGCCCCCAGTGTTGTCCGGGCGATGTGGGCAGGGGACACGGCATTCCGTGAGCATTGACTCAGCCTGCTGGTCCTATTTGTTCGCTAGGGTTGCTGTAAAAACGGATGGCGTAGACGTGTCCTCTGAGATCTGGAGGCGGGAGTCGGACATGGAGGTGCCCGCAGGGTTGGGTCCTTGAGAGGGAGCGTCTGTGTCCCGTGTCTGCTCTGGTGGGTGGTTGCAGGCAGTTGATACAACATGACTTGTGGAAGCATCACCCCATCCGTGCTTCGTCTTCACATGGTGTTGTGTGTGTCCGTCTCCATGTCTCCCTTGCTCCCAGGACACCAACCATATGTAAGACCTACCCTTCTGACTCCTGTCTGTTACCGTCTTCACTAATGACATCCGCCATGGCTGTATGTCCAAATAAAGTCACACTGACGTACCGGGGTTAGGACGTAAACCTACAAGTTGTGGGCttggacacagttcaacccacaaTACCGGCCGGTCCCGCAAGGCTGCTGTCATTCCCAGGTCACGGGAGAATCCGTACAGACTGGCCGGATTCAGGCCCAAGCTCCTATTTCCAGGCTGGGTGTCCTGTATGGTTGTATGCCCGCGCCCCTCAGCCGCCCGTTCCCCTTGTCGGGTGACACTTCACTGCCACGTCGAGACACCACTCCCCCAAGCCCAGTGAGAGCGTTACGAGGTCCTACCGTCGAGCTCCGTAACTGCGTAGATGCATCCACCTACCCGGGGACAGTAAATGCAATAAAGCCGTTTGTCATACCCTCAACAGAAAACTGTTGGGGCTCTTTGTTTCTAAATAGTTTGCCTCTTGAAAGGGGAGAAGGAACCCCCAAAATCTTTTAAGCCTAAGAGTGGAAATTCCAAGTAGAAGCCCGACTCCCATCCACCTGAGCTCTTGCCCAAAGGTTCCGTTGGTGGTGAGTGTATTCACCCACCCACGTCAGAAATTTGCCTAAAAAGAGCATTGTTCAGCTCACCGGTGCATTTTATGTGTAAAGTCAGGTCCTAAGTAAGAAACAAATGGAATGTAATGGGCTGTGCATTTCTTCGGGTGCCCATCAAATAATGTGCGGTGTCCTTGCATTCACTGACCCAGAGCTGACTGGGCGCCTGGGAAACCGGGAGCTGACGTTGACCCGGGAGACCGTCCTGGGCGATGTAGCTCAGGTCCCAGGTTCGTGCCACGCGTGAGAAGCCCGGGCTACCTGCACTGCGGAAAGCTCCAGAGAGGAGAGCGGGCCCCCTTGGTTCGTCCCTCCCTCTGTGGGGGCTGGGCCGGCAGGTGAGGGGTCCGCCTTGCCATGAGGTTCAGAGACCGCACATCTGAGGAACAGCTGCCCTCCCTGTTCCTCTCATCCCTTGGCATTGTTCCCACCAACTTAACAGGTGCATAATAAAAACTCACTGAATTAGCATTCGTGTTAGACTTAATTGTATTCAAAACCAAAGTAAAAGCACAGCCTGAGAGAGGTGGTCACTGGATTGGAGAGCTGGAGGTGCAAGGGTGCTGGAGACGGTCCTTCGGGACATCAGACATCGCCTTGGGAAACTTGGGTCTCAGCTTCAGTCGCCTGACCCTGTCTGGAAGAGAGAGGGTTTCCCTACACCGGGCGGAGCTTACGCACCTGGTCACAGTGATGAGGGAACGAGAGGCTCGCTGAGGacagcagaagctgacaccccacaacccccccactttgggatatgtgtgacattgCTCGGGCACTCCTGGGGGCCCTAAAGGAAGAACAAACGGTTAACTTACAGAGATCACAGCCCTGCAGGACCCGAGCCTCCCACAGTTTACAAATGTCCTCGTGGTTGACTAGGAAGAAGCTTTCTTATCAATAGCCTGACCTCCAGAGACCCGTAACTCAGTCCCCTGAAGCCCTAACGTCACCCACCCCTCGATAAAGttgagggaggctgaggcagaaggaaatgtacataaaattgaatttcttttaaacctACAGCCCATTGATAAGGGCGTGTGACTGGGGGAATGTAACGTTCCTCCTGGAAGCTCTCAGCGATCCCACTGTTAATGGCTTCCTAGaagggaaaacaaccttaacttgacaaacAACAAAGCCCCCGATATCctcctgtgtgtcttctttaatacGTGAAAGTTCTTTCGGAAACCTCCCCTTTTCctcacctccccagccccatAGTACATAATGAGCCACCCCTCACCACCCCGGGGCAGCAGCTCCTTCCGCCCACGGGCCCCGTCCCCGcactttaataaaccaccattttgcaccaaagacacctCAAGAACTTCTTGGTCTTCGGCTCCGGACTCCACCCCACCGAACCCCACCtgtattccaaaaccacatcaacGCCATAGCCACTTGACCCAGGCCCGGCCAGGGTTTGGTGTATCCTCCGTCTCCTGAACTCTTGCCCCACCTGGGCAAAACAAAGAGGACACCAGGGCCGGGGGGTCTCTTGCCATTCCCAAGTCACACCTTGACACAGACGAAAGAGAAGGTGCAAGTGCCCACCCGCCCTAGACTTGGGCATTGGCCCACGGTGCTCTCCCCCGAGATGGTTTCCCTCGTCCACCAAAAGCAGGGACTTGGACCAGGCACAAGCTCTTCTGCTTGCAGAGTAGTGTAGGGGAATCGACGGCCTCCGATCCCATCAAACTAGGCCTGGCACATTTTCTACTAGCAACGAAAAAATGGAcactgtcggggcgcctgggtgcttcAGCCGGTTAAGCCACccactcgatttcggctcaggtcatgatctcagggtcctgggatccagccccgttgggctccacgctcagaggggagttggcttgaggattctccctctccctctgtcccccaccgtCCTCAcgtgctctttctaaaataaatacatgtttagggcgcatgggtggctcagttggttaagcgactgccttcagctcaggtcatgatcctggagtccctggatcgagtcccgcatcgggctccctgctcagcagggagcctgcttctccctctgaccctcccccctctcatgtgctctctttctctctctctcattctctctgtctcaaataaataaataaaatcttaaaaaaaaaaaaaagaatttaaaaaaaaataaaataaaataaatacatgtttaaaaagataaagggaTGGTCAGTGCccaccagtgctccatgcaacgAGGCTACAAGTTAGGAAGGGGGATCAAGAAGGCAGGCTGGGCAGGAAAGGAGCAGTGGGGGGAGACTGGAGGATCGGGCCTTCTGCTGCCCCACCCCACTCGCAGGGCACCCAGCCTCCAGACGTTGGTTATTAGAGATCACGAGTTCATCAAGGGCAGAGCCCTGGGGTCCATCCACACCTGCGCTGACC harbors:
- the ZNF496 gene encoding zinc finger protein 496 isoform X1, which codes for MPTALCPRVLAPKESEEPRKMRSPPGENPSPQGELPSPESSRRLFRRFRYQEAAGPREALHRLWELCRRWLRPERHTKEQILELLVLEQFLAILPREIQGWVRAQEPESGDQAVAAVEALEREPGRPWQWLKHCEDPVVIEDGDGPPDPEQERLPAEAQGDLAKSQDTQPVALAPGPGLPSRPPGQLSGDPVLQDTPLLQEASLRDAQQVTALQLPPNRVSPFKDMIFCFSQEDWSLLDPAQTGFYGEFIIGEDCGVSLPPNDPAAQLDLSQGEENEPRVPELQDLQGKEVTQVSYLDFPSLQPFQIEERRKRDELQVPEFQTCQQLTLTQNTCPAGADALTPENGLDEEVTIEIVLSSSGDEDSQLGPYCAEEPRSLPASRRSGGEAAGGVQTSSSNKSYVCPNCGKIFRWRVNFIRHLRSRREQERPHECSVCGELFGDSEDLDGHLESHEAQKPFRCGACGRSFRLNSHLLSHGRAHLHAGRLPPLHKREPGGGPAGDGAAKLRFQCCECGKAFQRPDHLARHRSSVHAKDQARPFQCRYCVKSFSQNCDLLRHQRLHMKRRSKQALNSY
- the ZNF496 gene encoding zinc finger protein 496 isoform X2; protein product: MPTALCPRVLAPKESEEPRKMRSPPGENPSPQGELPSPESSRRLFRRFRYQEAAGPREALHRLWELCRRWLRPERHTKEQILELLVLEQFLAILPREIQGWVRAQEPESGDQAVAAVEALEREPGRPWQWLKHCEDPVVIEDGDGPPDPEQERLPAEAQGDLAKSQDTQPVALAPGPGLPSRPPGQLSGDPVLQDTPLLQEASLRDAQQVTALQLPPNRVSPFKDMIFCFSQEDWSLLDPAQTGFYGEFIIGEDCGVSLPPNFPSLQPFQIEERRKRDELQVPEFQTCQQLTLTQNTCPAGADALTPENGLDEEVTIEIVLSSSGDEDSQLGPYCAEEPRSLPASRRSGGEAAGGVQTSSSNKSYVCPNCGKIFRWRVNFIRHLRSRREQERPHECSVCGELFGDSEDLDGHLESHEAQKPFRCGACGRSFRLNSHLLSHGRAHLHAGRLPPLHKREPGGGPAGDGAAKLRFQCCECGKAFQRPDHLARHRSSVHAKDQARPFQCRYCVKSFSQNCDLLRHQRLHMKRRSKQALNSY